Genomic segment of Longimicrobium sp.:
GCGGGCATCCCGCAACCGGCTGGGAACACAGGCGTTGTGCTCCGCGCCGGCAAACGGCTGCGCCCACGGGTCCGGGCGGCATGATGGCAAGGTTCAGGCCATCTGTTCCCCTGTGCTACGGCGTACGGAAGCACGGAATTTGCCCCTTCGCGTGGGCCAGAGGCCGGGCGGCGGGCGCCGCGCGGCAGACACGCCCCTCATCGCACGCGCGACCTTCCGATGCATCCTGGTGGTACCCCGCCGACGCAGCCGCTTCAGCCGCAGAGCTACGAGATGCTGGGCGTGCGCTTCAACCTGGTCGACCGCCCCGAGCTCCTCGACGAAATCGAGCGCGCCGTGAACGCGCGCGAGCGGCGGGTGGTCGGCGGCCACAACCTGCACAGCGTCTACCTGTACCACCGCGACGCGCGCATGCGGCGCTTCTTCGCCGAGTCGCGGGTGACGTTCGTAGACGGGATGCCGCTCGTGTGGGTGGCGCGGATGCTGGGCTACCCCGCCCGCCGCAAGCACCGGAACTCGCCGCTGGACTGGATGCCGTCGCTGCTGGAGCGGGCCAGCCAGCGCGGGTGGCGGGTCTTTTTCCTGGGGAGCAGCCCCGAGATCGAGCCCAAGGCCGCGCAGACGTTCCGCGCGCAGTATCCCGACCTGAAGCTCCAGACGCACCACGGCTACTTCGACACGCGCCCCGGCAGCCCCGAGAACGAGGCGGTGCTCGCGCGCATCCGCGCCTTCCGCCCGCACGTGCTGGGGGTGTGCATGGGCATGCCCCTGCAGGAGCAGTGGATCGTCGACAACCTCGACGCGCTCCCCCCGGCCGCCATCTTCGACCTGGGCGCGCTGATGGACCAGCTTTCCGGCGAGCTTCCCTACGCGCCGCGGTGGGTGGGGCAACTGGGGCTGGAGTGGTTCTACCGACTCTGCACGCAGCCGGGCCGCGTCTGGCGGCGGTACCTGGTGGAGCCCTGGTTCCTGCTGCCGCACCTGGCGCGCGACCTGGTCCGGAGCCGCCGCGCCCCGGCCATCCGCGGCGAGTAGCGTTCCGGCCGCGATGCTCCTTGCGGCCAGGCGGTTCCGGGAGTAGACTCGGCACCCTTTCTGCGGTGCTTTCCATCGGCGGATCGCCACCATCCGTTTGCGTCGCGGAGGCCCTCACCGGGGCGCCCGCCGACGCTCATCCTGGTCCTGGTTTTCGCCACCGTACGTCCCTGAGCGGGGCTCCCCCGGCCCCGCCGCACGTTCGCGCTTCTGCTTCGTGGTATCGACAATGTGGTCCGTGGGTCGCCGTACCGTCGCGCCGTTCCTCGTCCTTTCCGCGCTCGCTTCCGCGAGCTGCGACGCCCTCGAACAGAACGCCATCCGCGAGATGGGGGTCGCCAGCCGGCTGGCCGCCGGAACGCCGCCGTCGCGGCAGCCCGCGCCCGCGCCGCCCGCCCCGCGCGAAACGATGCCGCCCATCATCCGCGGCATCTACGTGAGCTCGTACGCCATGGGCAACCCGGTGCGCCGCGCCGAGCTCCTTGCCCTGGCCGACACCACCGAGATCAACACCTTCGTCATCGACGTCAAGGACGAGGACGGGGTGCGG
This window contains:
- a CDS encoding WecB/TagA/CpsF family glycosyltransferase, with the translated sequence MHPGGTPPTQPLQPQSYEMLGVRFNLVDRPELLDEIERAVNARERRVVGGHNLHSVYLYHRDARMRRFFAESRVTFVDGMPLVWVARMLGYPARRKHRNSPLDWMPSLLERASQRGWRVFFLGSSPEIEPKAAQTFRAQYPDLKLQTHHGYFDTRPGSPENEAVLARIRAFRPHVLGVCMGMPLQEQWIVDNLDALPPAAIFDLGALMDQLSGELPYAPRWVGQLGLEWFYRLCTQPGRVWRRYLVEPWFLLPHLARDLVRSRRAPAIRGE